A window from Drosophila miranda strain MSH22 chromosome Y unlocalized genomic scaffold, D.miranda_PacBio2.1 Contig_Y2_pilon, whole genome shotgun sequence encodes these proteins:
- the LOC117193087 gene encoding cytochrome c oxidase subunit 6A, mitochondrial-like, producing MSAILNHAIRRQFGATAARNMSGTAAVAGEHSGGYKVWKRLSFFVAVPAVGLCMLNAYLKHQEEHDHPRQEFVKYDYLRRREKRFPWGEGNKSLFHNPHVNPLPDGYEH from the exons ATGTCTGCTATTCTAAACCACGCAATTCGTCGCCAATTCGGCGCTACTGCGGCCCGGAACATGTCTGGAACTGCTGCCGTGGCCGGCGAGCACTCGG GTGGCTACAAGGTCTGGAAGCGTCTCTCCTTCTTCGTGGCCGTTCCGGCCGTTGGCCTGTGCATGCTCAATGCCTATCTGAAGCACCAGGAGGAGCACGACCATCCTCGCCAGGAGTTCGTCAAGTACGACTACTTGCGTCGTCGCGAGAAGCGTTTCCCCTGGGGCGAGGGCAACAAGAGCCTGTTCCACAACCCCCATGTCAACCCGTTGCCCGATGGCTATGAGCACTAA
- the LOC117193084 gene encoding zinc finger and SCAN domain-containing protein 5C-like codes for MVMAMASGAVSADDQMPSYICLDCHLLFEHSYRFMQMCKRGETALRQFPLTGILPAPLAKPRPPTKTPAVVKTIPERQPKKLLNTLANSKTVIIEDVQVLETSSLAKKLAGTAAPSIYKSYQMKVENNQELSMDDVQNMMEDMANELDEQISAPAPLPEVPSPPVQKKLPIKPKVLNKPSVRILNKGAIVAAEPELATTQIKRGRDGNVAIVAEIIGPNTAIPHPSEDATKDAALVATNVFSCPDCERSFPLLQLLEIHRLNHTRARSFQCGDCNKAFFSKYDLQKHKFIHTGEKPFACSVCDKAFTRRALLHRHESSHTFAWRTECSMRLLKLWCDSLQMLQTNEAPASCLCMRRCLDRWGERIYDEKMKRNTLCNEKKMISVRWRST; via the exons ATggtgatggcgatggcgaGCGGTGCG GTGAGCGCCGATGATCAAATGCCCAGCTATATTTGCCTGGACTGCCACTTGCTGTTCGAGCACAGCTACCGCTTTATGCAGATGTGCAAGCGAGGTGAGACAGCTCTCCGGCAGTTTCCATTGACAGGAATTCTTCCGGCACCGCTGGCAAAACCACGTCCTCCGACGAAGACACCTGCGGTCGTAAAGACAATCCCCGAACGACAGCCCAAGAAATTGCTAAACACCCTGGCCAATTCAAAGACTGTGATCATTGAAGATGTCCAGGTCTTGGAGACCAGTTCGTTGGCTAAAAAGCTGGCCGGCACAGCCGCCCCTTCGATTTACAAGTCGTATCAGATGAAGGTGGAGAATAACCAGGAGCTCTCGATGGACGATGTGCAGAATATGATGGAGGATATGGCCAATGAACTGGATGAACAAATATCGGCACCAGCACCACTACCGGAGGTTCCATCGCCACCTGTGCAGAAGAAGTTGCCAATCAAACCGAAGGTTCTGAATAAGCCCTCCGTTCGGATATTGAATAAGGGCGCCATCGTTGCTGCGGAGCCCGAACTGGCCACGACCCAGATCAAACGTGGTCGAGACGGCAATGTGGCAATTGTCGCGGAAATTATAGGTCCAAATACTGCTATACCCCACCCAAGTGAAGATGCCACTAAGGACGCTGCTCTCGTGGCAACCAATGTCTTCTCCTGTCCTGACTGCGAGCGCTCCTTCCCCCTTCTGCAGCTGCTAGAGATCCATCGCCTGAACCATACACGCGCCCGCAGCTTCCAGTGCGGCGACTGCAACAAGGCCTTCTTCTCCAAGTACGATCTGCAGAAGCACAAATTTATCCACACCGGCGAAAAACCCTTCGCCTGTAGCGTCTGTGACAAGGCGTTCACGCGGCGAGCCCTGCTCCATCGCCACGAGAGCTCGCACACGTTCGCATGGCGGACCGAGTGCTCTatgagactgttaaagctctgGTGCGACTCCTTGCAGATGCTGCAGACAAACGAGGCCCCCGCATCCTGCTTGTGCATGCGCAGGTGCCTGGACAGATGGGGGGAGAGAATATACGATGAAAAGATGAAAAGAAATACGTTGTGCAATGAAAAGAAAATGATATCGGTGCGGTGGAGAAGCACATGA
- the LOC117193106 gene encoding uncharacterized protein LOC117193106: protein MRSKKPVWLLFKVLELVLSFCCCYIHWRCFQDEGIPHIFLLCDSYGGSSIICLLAIIGMFYAEKPTMQLESAFSGLFCTLHLVTIFVHMYLALHGNKLLYLKRGPSPLKLYFISKGFRWFHLLTANMLMSTQPSQKTLDVSSNSNEAFELTPQLNIN, encoded by the exons ATGCGTTCAAAGAAGCCCGTGTGGCTGCTGTTCAAGGTGCTCGAACTGGTGCTgagcttttgctgctgctacATTCACTGGCGTTGCTTCCAGGACGAAGGCATACCGCACATATTCCTGCTGTGCGATTCCTACGGCGGCTCCTCCATCATCTGCCTGCTGGCCATCATCGGGATGTTCTATGCCGAGAAGCCGACAATGCAGCTGGAGTCCGCCTTCAGCGGACTCTTTTGCACCCTGCATCTAGTCACCATCTTTGTTCACATGTATCTGGCGCTGCACGGCAACAAGCTGCTGTACCTGAAGA GAGGACCAAGTCCGCTTAAGCTCTATTTCATCAGTAAAGGCTTCCGTTGGTTTCACCTGCTCACGGCCAATATGCTGATGAGCACTCAGCCATCCCAGAAGACGCTGGATGTGTCCTCCAATTCAAACGAGGCATTTGAATTGACACCGCAACTGAATATTAACTGA
- the LOC117193085 gene encoding exosome complex component RRP4-like, producing the protein MATNATIELALDRVDWCALAERQDVLLRVNTPGEVVMPEAGFMRGHGTFVEDENIKASVRVIEVQQKRWRVDTNSRLDSILLLSSGNLPGGELRRRSAENEQMMRRYLDEGDLISAEVQNIFEEGTLSLYTRSLKYGKLSQGVLVKVFPALVKRRKMHFHNLPCGASVILGNNGYIWISPPKSQDQEGGEGGFAQNLGEAVPRNEREVIVRLRNCILALAKCKLLLYDTSIQYAYDESLKYEAHELLQQNVIYDIGEQTQARLRDGDE; encoded by the exons ATGGCCACAAACGCCACAATAGAGCTGGCGCTGGACCGCGTGGACTGGTGTGCCCTGGCCGAGCGGCAGGACGTCTTGCTGCGCGTCAATACACCCGGAGAAGTTGTCATGCCGGAGGCAGGCTTCATGCGCGGCCACGGCACGTTCGTAGAGGATGAGAACATCAAGGCCTCTGTGCGCGTGATCGAGGTGCAGCAGAAGCGCTGGCGCGTGGACACAAATTCACGCCTGGACTCCATACTGCTGCTGTCATCGGGTAATTTGCCCGGCGGAGAGCTGAGACGGCGCTCCGCAGAGAATGAGCAGATGATGCGACGCTATCTGGACGAAGGCGATCTCATTTCCGCCGAAGTTCAA AATATCTTCGAGGAGGGCACGCTTTCGCTGTACACCCGAAGTTTGAAGTACGGCAAACTGTCCCAAGGCGTACTCGTCAAGGTCTTCCCCGCGCTGGTCAAGCGTCGCAAGATGCACTTCCACAATCTGCCCTGTGGAGCGTCCGTGATCTTGGGCAACAACGGCTACATCTGGATATCGCCCCCCAAAAGTCAGGATCAGGAGGGCGGCGAGGGTGGCTTTGCCCAGAATCTGGGAGAAGCGGTGCCACGAAACGAGCGCGAAGTGATAGTCCGCCTGCGCAACTGCATCCTGGCCCTAGCAAAATGCAAACTGTTGCTCTACGACACCAGCATACAGTATGCCTACGACGAGTCGCTCAAGTACGAGGCCCACGAACTGCTCCAACAAAACGTCATATACGATATCGGCGAGCAGACGCAGGCTCGTCTGCGGGATGGAGATGAATAG
- the LOC108158034 gene encoding uncharacterized protein LOC108158034, translated as MRSKKPVWLLFKVLELVLSFCCCYIHWRCFQDEGIPHIFLLCASYGGSSIICLLAIIGMFYAEKPTMQVESAFSGLFGTLHLVTIFVHMYLALHGNKLLYLKSQGANWHGYYICCRDNATVALYATAVYYLHCTFALDLMLTHRRTKFVECPDGTVRKQPKHTRRSMRPLKLYFISKGVDNYLNRFRWFPLLTANMLMSTQPSQKTLDVSSNSNEAFELTPQLNIN; from the coding sequence ATGCGTTCAAAGAAGCCCGTGTGGCTGCTGTTCAAGGTGCTCGAACTGGTGCTgagcttttgctgctgctacATTCACTGGCGTTGCTTCCAGGACGAAGGCATACCGCACATATTCCTGCTGTGCGCCTCCTACGGCGGCTCCTCCATCATCTGCCTGCTGGCCATCATCGGGATGTTCTATGCCGAGAAGCCGACAATGCAGGTGGAGTCCGCCTTCAGCGGACTCTTTGGCACCCTGCATCTAGTCACCATCTTTGTTCACATGTATCTGGCGCTGCACGGCAACAAGCTGCTGTACCTGAAGAGTCAGGGGGCGAACTGGCATGGCTACTATATCTGCTGCCGGGACAATGCCACGGTGGCGCTGTACGCAACTGCCGTTTACTACCTACATTGCACCTTTGCTCTGGACCTGATGTTGACACACAGGAGGACCAAGTTTGTGGAGTGCCCGGACGGGACTGTGCGGAAACAGCCGAAGCATACGCGGCGCAGCATGCGTCCGCTTAAGCTCTATTTCATCAGTAAAGGCGTTGACAACTATCTGAATCGCTTCCGTTGGTTTCCCCTGCTCACGGCCAACATGCTGATGAGCACTCAGCCATCCCAGAAGACGCTGGATGTGTCCTCCAATTCAAACGAGGCATTTGAATTGACACCGCAACTAAATATTAACTGA